The following are encoded in a window of Arthrobacter woluwensis genomic DNA:
- the bcp gene encoding thioredoxin-dependent thiol peroxidase → MTAPSTVKLLPGTEAPDFALTDARGETHSLSDYRGKNVVVYFYPKAATPGCTTEACDFRDSLASFKGHGYEVLGVSPDSQEAISSFADDFSLTFPLLADEDHKVALAYGAWGEKLLDGEVVEGIVRSTVVVDPEGKVKLAKYQVAAEGHVSELKTELGL, encoded by the coding sequence ATGACTGCACCGAGCACCGTCAAGCTCCTTCCGGGCACCGAAGCCCCTGATTTCGCCTTGACCGACGCCCGTGGCGAGACCCACAGCCTCTCGGACTACCGCGGCAAGAACGTGGTGGTGTACTTCTACCCGAAGGCCGCCACCCCCGGCTGCACCACCGAGGCCTGCGACTTCCGCGACTCCCTGGCCAGCTTCAAGGGCCACGGCTACGAGGTCCTGGGCGTCTCCCCCGACAGCCAGGAGGCCATCTCCTCCTTCGCCGACGACTTCAGCCTGACCTTCCCGCTCCTCGCGGACGAGGATCACAAGGTCGCCCTGGCCTACGGCGCGTGGGGCGAGAAGCTGCTCGACGGCGAGGTCGTCGAGGGCATCGTCCGCTCCACCGTCGTGGTGGATCCGGAGGGCAAGGTCAAGCTGGCCAAGTACCAGGTGGCCGCCGAGGGCCACGTCTCCGAGTTGAAGACCGAGCTGGGTCTCTGA
- the exaC gene encoding acetaldehyde dehydrogenase ExaC — MTVYAAPGQADSLVTVQPRYEHFIGGEWVAPVKGQYFENISPVNGKPFTEIARGTGEDIEAALDAAHAAKDAWGKTSAAERANILNKIADRIEQNLTMLAVAETWENGKPVRETLAADLPLAVDHFRYFAGAIRAQEGGISELDESTVAYHFHEPLGVVGQIIPWNFPILMATWKLAPALAAGNCVVLKPAEQTPWSILKVVELIADLLPAGVLNVVNGFGVEAGKPLASSSRIAKIAFTGETTTGRLIMQYASQNIIPVTLELGGKSPNIFFESVAAEDDAFYSKSLEGFAMFALNQGEVCTCPSRALVQESIYERFVSDAVIRTEKIVQGNPLDDATMIGAQASRDQLEKILSYLEIGKQEGAKVLTGGERNILDGDLAEGYYVQPTIFEGNNSMRIFQEEIFGPVVSLTSFSDEADALGIANDTLYGLGAGVWSRDNAQLYRAGRSIEAGRVWTNCYHAYPAGAAFGGYKQSGIGRENHKMMLDHYQQTKNLLVSYAPDPLGFF; from the coding sequence ATGACCGTCTACGCAGCACCAGGCCAGGCCGATTCGCTGGTCACCGTCCAGCCGCGCTACGAACATTTCATCGGAGGCGAGTGGGTCGCCCCGGTCAAGGGCCAGTACTTCGAGAACATCTCCCCGGTCAACGGCAAGCCGTTCACCGAGATCGCCCGCGGCACGGGCGAGGACATCGAGGCGGCCCTCGACGCCGCGCACGCCGCCAAGGACGCCTGGGGCAAGACCTCGGCAGCGGAACGGGCCAACATCCTCAACAAGATCGCTGACCGGATCGAGCAGAACCTGACCATGCTCGCCGTCGCCGAGACCTGGGAGAACGGCAAGCCCGTCCGCGAGACGCTCGCCGCGGACCTGCCGCTCGCCGTCGACCACTTCCGCTATTTCGCCGGCGCCATCCGGGCGCAGGAGGGCGGCATCAGCGAACTCGACGAGAGCACCGTCGCGTATCACTTCCACGAGCCGCTCGGCGTGGTCGGGCAGATCATCCCGTGGAACTTCCCCATCCTCATGGCCACCTGGAAGCTCGCGCCGGCACTGGCAGCGGGCAACTGCGTGGTGCTCAAGCCCGCAGAGCAGACGCCGTGGTCCATCCTCAAGGTGGTGGAGCTCATCGCCGATCTCCTGCCGGCGGGCGTCCTGAACGTGGTGAACGGCTTCGGCGTGGAGGCCGGAAAACCGCTCGCCTCCTCCAGCCGGATCGCCAAGATCGCTTTCACCGGCGAGACCACCACGGGCCGGCTGATTATGCAGTACGCCAGCCAGAACATCATCCCGGTGACCCTGGAACTCGGCGGCAAGAGCCCGAACATCTTCTTCGAGTCCGTGGCCGCCGAGGACGACGCCTTCTACAGCAAATCCCTCGAAGGCTTCGCGATGTTCGCCCTGAACCAGGGCGAGGTCTGCACCTGCCCCAGCCGCGCCCTCGTGCAGGAGTCCATCTACGAGCGCTTCGTCTCCGACGCCGTGATCCGCACCGAGAAGATCGTGCAGGGCAACCCTCTGGACGACGCGACCATGATCGGCGCCCAGGCCTCCCGGGACCAGCTGGAGAAGATCCTCAGCTACCTGGAGATCGGCAAGCAGGAAGGGGCGAAGGTCCTCACGGGCGGCGAGCGCAACATCCTGGACGGCGATCTGGCGGAGGGGTATTACGTCCAGCCGACCATCTTCGAGGGGAACAACTCCATGCGGATCTTCCAGGAGGAGATCTTCGGACCCGTCGTGTCGCTGACGTCCTTCTCCGACGAGGCCGACGCCCTGGGCATCGCCAATGACACCCTCTACGGCCTGGGCGCCGGGGTCTGGTCGCGGGACAACGCCCAGCTCTACCGCGCGGGCCGGTCCATCGAGGCTGGTCGCGTGTGGACCAACTGCTACCACGCCTACCCCGCGGGGGCGGCGTTCGGCGGCTACAAGCAGTCCGGCATCGGCCGGGAGAACCACAAGATGATGCTGGATCACTACCAGCAGACGAAGAACCTGCTGGTCTCCTACGCACCCGATCCGCTCGGTTTCTTCTGA
- a CDS encoding DUF779 domain-containing protein: MARVAVTAEAAELIRRLTADHGPLMFHQSGGCCDGSAPMCYPDGEFLLGDSDVRLGALAVGLEREVPVWMSAAQFEYWKHTHLTIDVVPGRGAGFSLEAPLGVRFLTRSRILTDEEYAEDEGL; the protein is encoded by the coding sequence ATGGCCCGGGTGGCGGTCACCGCGGAGGCGGCGGAGCTGATCCGCCGCCTCACGGCGGACCACGGGCCGCTCATGTTCCACCAATCCGGCGGGTGCTGTGACGGGTCCGCGCCCATGTGTTATCCCGACGGCGAGTTCCTCCTGGGAGATTCCGACGTGCGCCTGGGCGCCCTCGCGGTGGGTCTGGAACGGGAGGTGCCCGTGTGGATGTCCGCCGCGCAGTTCGAGTACTGGAAGCACACGCACCTGACCATCGACGTCGTGCCGGGCCGCGGCGCGGGCTTCTCCCTGGAGGCTCCGCTCGGTGTGCGCTTCCTGACCCGATCCCGGATCCTCACGGACGAGGAGTACGCCGAGGACGAGGGCCTCTGA
- a CDS encoding GAF domain-containing protein has product MESGMRAEVADSWHRSAAAGVLAEEPAAPITLDHADLQDVRAAHPLAQVFPLLDDVLGQAARDCDAVMAVSDEAGQLLWVCGSPSALRKAEGIGFVEGSNWDERLAGTNAPGLALRLDGPSMITRSEHFRQSVRSWSCAAAPIHDPATSRLLGVLDVTGGDAIVVPQTMALVKAAVRLAESELAREVRAAVAPGPVARPQLRLELLGRSEALLLLDDARGHRARLRLSPRHSELLALLASAPQGLSGDELAVLLYEHDGGSSTLRAEVNRLRNLLSEEFLGSRPYRLLAEVSGDWLAVEAKLAAGDVGGALRLFHGPMLPRSTAPGVVRLREGLSHQLRAALLHSRQPDLISAWTRSAWGSDDYELWTRQRDLLSPGAPLRALAEGQLARLERELGL; this is encoded by the coding sequence GTGGAAAGCGGAATGCGCGCCGAGGTCGCGGACTCCTGGCACCGGTCCGCGGCGGCCGGCGTCCTGGCGGAGGAACCGGCGGCCCCGATCACTCTGGACCACGCGGATCTGCAGGACGTCCGCGCGGCCCATCCGCTCGCCCAGGTGTTCCCCCTCCTCGACGACGTCCTCGGCCAGGCCGCCCGGGACTGCGACGCCGTCATGGCCGTGTCGGACGAGGCCGGCCAGCTGCTCTGGGTGTGCGGTTCACCGTCGGCCCTGCGCAAGGCGGAGGGCATCGGCTTCGTCGAAGGCAGCAACTGGGATGAACGGCTGGCCGGGACCAACGCTCCGGGACTCGCGCTGCGCCTCGACGGGCCGTCGATGATCACCCGCTCCGAGCACTTCCGGCAATCCGTCCGGAGCTGGAGCTGCGCGGCCGCGCCCATCCACGACCCGGCCACCTCCCGGCTCCTGGGGGTGCTCGACGTCACGGGCGGGGACGCGATCGTCGTGCCGCAGACGATGGCCCTGGTCAAAGCCGCGGTGCGCCTCGCCGAGTCCGAACTCGCACGTGAGGTGCGGGCCGCCGTCGCGCCGGGGCCTGTGGCGCGCCCCCAGCTGCGGCTGGAGCTCCTGGGCCGCAGCGAAGCGCTGCTCCTGCTCGACGACGCCCGCGGCCACCGCGCGCGCCTCCGCCTCTCGCCGCGGCACAGCGAGCTGCTGGCGCTCCTGGCGAGCGCGCCCCAAGGCCTCTCCGGTGACGAGCTGGCCGTGCTCCTCTATGAGCACGACGGCGGCTCGTCCACCCTGCGCGCGGAGGTGAACCGCCTGCGCAACCTCCTGAGCGAGGAGTTCCTGGGCTCGCGGCCGTACCGGCTGCTGGCGGAGGTGAGCGGAGACTGGCTGGCGGTCGAGGCGAAACTGGCCGCGGGCGACGTCGGCGGGGCGCTCCGTCTCTTCCACGGCCCGATGCTGCCTCGGTCCACGGCGCCCGGCGTCGTGCGGCTGCGCGAAGGCCTGAGCCATCAGCTCCGGGCCGCTCTCCTGCACTCGCGGCAGCCGGACCTCATCTCCGCCTGGACCCGCTCGGCGTGGGGTTCTGACGACTACGAGCTCTGGACCCGGCAGCGGGACCTCCTCTCCCCCGGTGCACCGCTGCGGGCCCTGGCGGAAGGCCAGCTGGCACGGCTCGAGCGCGAGCTGGGGCTCTGA